The following are encoded together in the Plasmodium reichenowi strain SY57 chromosome 3, whole genome shotgun sequence genome:
- a CDS encoding ubiquitin-protein ligase, putative (part of same gene as PRSY57_0312400B~gap found within coding sequence), producing the protein MKNFMWHFVILVFIVINKKIKCYNIILNNTKFLTSQTKEIDEPIFSKVEKLKQDEKKNKKYKQEESLKEVNTNPLELVKDFFFKNKIEEEEEKKKNKLYLKNDVRENNLDSFSYVHNNNEDDSSNDNINDNKYYNNRKQNDNDNNKRDYNNKGNYNKDNDKDEYNKYYTDYDNNDYKNEENYNEYNNEENYNDYNIEEYNNEIKKEKEKETDRKQMFKLAIELKNGSKKKKKNINKCIEIFQKLITDKNDKITRSSYYELGKIYFFGYKNYFFSYKRNVNLSLHYLQKAAMMKNPAALHFLSFIYFYDFHKIEENKKRNEKKNIQNGNNVNNINNINNINNVNYVQNLQQNENFIKKSIEFEMIAASLNYIPSILTLAYKFLYGINMKQNCYKAKKLYKTVAENVMNSDYINIPLSELDILNGENLNMHNEINNMKNNEEEILEFLNEQIKGGDVMAMYDLGKKYKEEKNFKQAFKYINEASKKNNLLALKELGIIYLYGYGVQKDINKSIENFSK; encoded by the coding sequence atgaaaaattttatgtggcattttgttatacttgtttttattgttataaataagaaaataaaatgttaCAATATAATCTTGAATAATACTAAATTTCTAACAAGCCAAACTAAAGAAATAGATGAGCCCATCTTTTCAAAGGTTGAAAAATTGAAAcaagatgaaaaaaaaaacaaaaaatataaacagGAGGAAAGCTTAAAAGAAGTAAATACAAATCCATTAGAGCTCGTTAAGgatttcttttttaaaaataaaattgaagaagaagaagaaaaaaaaaaaaataagttatatttaaaaaatgatgtaAGGGAAAATAATTTAGATAGTTTCTCATACgttcataataataatgaagacGATTCATcgaatgataatataaatgataataagtattacaataatagaaaacagaatgataatgataataataaaagagattataataataaaggaaattataataaagacAATGATAAggatgaatataataaatattacacagattatgataataatgattacAAAAATGAggaaaattataatgaatacaataatgaagaaaattataatgattataatattgaagaatataataatgaaataaagaaagaaaaagaaaaagaaacCGATAGAAAGCAAATGTTCAAACTTGCCatagaattaaaaaatggctcaaaaaaaaaaaaaaaaaatattaataaatgtatagaaatttttcaaaaattaataacggataaaaatgataaaataacaCGTTCATCTTATTATGAATTAgggaaaatatatttttttggatataaaaattatttcttttcatataaaagaaatgtaAACTTAAGTTTGCATTATCTACAAAAAGCTGCAATGATGAAAAACCCGGCAGCCTTACACTTTTTaagttttatttatttttatgattttcataaaatcgaagaaaataagaaacgtaacgaaaaaaaaaatattcaaaatggaaataatgtaaataacataaataacataaataacataaataatgtaaattatgtacaaaatttacaacaaaatgaaaattttattaaaaaatcCATTGAATTTGAAATGATCGCAGCTTCGCTAAATTACATCCCTTCCATTTTAACACTCGCATATAAATTCTTGTATGGTATTAATATGAAACAAAATTGTTATAAAGCtaagaaattatataaaactGTTGCTGAGAATGTTATGAACTCtgattatattaatatccCACTTTCAGAACTAGATATACTAAACGgagaaaatttaaatatgcataatgaaattaacaacatgaaaaataatgaagaagaaattCTCGAATTCTTAAATGAACAAATTAAAGGAGGTGATGTAATGGCTATGTATGACCTGgggaaaaaatataaagaagaaaaaaactTTAAACAAGctttcaaatatattaacgaagcttcaaaaaaaaataatttactAGCCCTAAAGGAGTTGggaattatttatttgtatgGATATGGAGTTCAGAAGGACATAAACAAAAGTATAGAAAATTTTTCAAAG
- a CDS encoding hypothetical protein (conserved Plasmodium protein, unknown function), giving the protein MDNECNNVNINKKKKDQEKDLEEIQSNEHDQINSEIRKEHNEHEKDNGNIIIEDTNNLNKDNTNDLNKDNTNDLNKDNTNNLNKDNTNDLNKDNTNDLNKDNTNDLNKDNTNDLNKDNTYNLNKDNTYNLNKDNTYNLNKDNTYNLNKDNTYNLNKDNTYNLNKDNTYNLNKDNTNDEEKKDLKNVEDEKKNTYKKLTSYNECPVDLYRDNNKTNKDINITDDNNTNKQTLVEENNFFDNNFSDFQKAQENNDKQKNSVSLNSIYNDLRSYEQEFLNNLKNDKQVQETNSLKKDNKDLFEHINFNNIESISNYLNNSKNNFSQNDILNSYMNKNIESFIQEEKKNNKKNKINKNYINQSMFLNSLHPNFSQKIFKEYSKQGPSHESGDNPGK; this is encoded by the exons ATGGACAACGAATgtaataatgtaaatattaataagaaaaaaaaagatcAAGAAAAGGATCTAGAAGAAATTCAATCAAATGAACACGACCAAATAAATTCTGAAATACGGAAAGAACATAATGAACATGAAAAGGATAATGGGAATATCATTATTGAGGatacaaataatttaaataaagataatacaaatgatttaaataaagataatacaaatgatttaaataaagataatacaaataatttaaataaagataatacaaatgatttaaataaagataatacaaatgatttaaataaagataatacaaatgatttaaataaagataatacaaatgatttaaataaagataatacatataatttaaataaagataatacatataatttaaataaagataatacatataatttaaataaagataatacatataatttaaataaagataatacatataatttaaataaagataatacatataatttaaataaagataatacatataatttaaataaagataatacaaatgatgaagaaaaaaaggaCCTAAAGAATGTGGAGGATGAAAAGAagaatacatataaaaaattaacaaGTTATAACGAGTGCCCGGTTGATTTATATAgagataataataaaacgAACAAAgacataaatataacagatgataataatacaaataagCAAACGCTTgttgaagaaaataatttctttgataataatttttcagATTTTCAAAAAGCTCAAGAAAATAATgacaaacaaaaaaatagCGTTTCACTGaattctatatataatgatttaAGAAGCTATGAACAagaatttttaaataatttaaaaaatgataaacAAGTACAAGAAACAAATTCATTAAAGAAAGATAACAAGGATTTATTcgaacatataaattttaataacatAGAATCTATTTCGAActatttaaataattctaaaaataatttttcccaaaatgatatattgaattcttatatgaataaaaatatagaatCATTTATacaagaagaaaaaaaaaataacaaaaaaaataaaattaataaaaattatattaatcaATCTATGTTCTTGAATTCGTTACATCCAAATTTTAGtcaaaaaatat tTAAAGAATATTCTAAACAAGGACCAAGTCACGAATCAGGTGATAATCCTGGAAAGTAG
- a CDS encoding ubiquitin-protein ligase, putative (part of same gene as PRSY57_0312400A~gap found within coding sequence) — protein AAEAGDVESKCYLGYIYYFIDGYKNLELSLKYLIEAASHDYGEAFFFLAEIILDISMRKQYISDYVYEVVFKLYEHSADLGYVQAYFREAQLYEIGKGVKQSCLNATLSYKFIAESTLWINNIRQGMDYYLEKDYLKAFYTYALASYEGYEIAQNNLVYIYRTNKLNNVIHPRKIMLVLNLLYKQGNYKALYEMGEIYKEQNKEELSVSYYKLGLKKGDLRNLLPLSMYYEKHKDHDRALKYINYFIKQRNREKEISNTKLEKIKNVLESTLLYFRKYKLFFKNMYNFKQKNKVQ, from the exons GCTGCCGAAGCTGGTGACGTGGAATCCAAATGCTATTTAGGgtacatttattatttcatcGATGGGTATAAAAATTTAGAGTTGTCATTAAAATACTTGATTGAAGCAGCTAGCCACGATTATGGAGAagctttttttttcttggCAGAAATTATTTTGGACATATCGATGAGAAAGCAATACATATCTGATTATGTGTATGAAGTGgtatttaaattatatgagCATTCCGCAGATTTGGGTTATGTTCAGGCATATTTCAGAGAAGCCCAATTGTATGAAATTGGGAAGGGTGTTAAGCAGTCTTGTTTGAATGCAACATTAtcttataaatttataGCTGAAAGTACCTTATGGATAAATAACATAAGACAAG GCATGGATTATTATCTTGAAAAGGATTACTTGAAAGCGTTTTATACATATGCATTGGCATCATATGAGGGATATGAAATTGCTCAGAATAATttagtatatatttacagGACAAACAAATTGAATAACGTCATACATCCAAGGAAAATTATGTTGgtattaaatttattatataagcAAGGAAATTATAAGGCTTTATATGAAATGGgggaaatatataaagaacaaaataaagaGGAATTATCTGTATCATATTATAAGTTAGGCTTAAAAAAAGGTGATTTGAGAAACTTATTACCTTTATCAATGTATTATGAAAAGCATAAGGACCATGATAG ggccttgaaatatattaactACTTCATAAAACAAAGAAATAGAGAGAAAGAAATTAGCAACACAAAACTggagaaaataaaaaatgttctTGAAAGCACGTTGTTATATTTTcgtaaatataaattattttttaaaaacatgtataattttaaacaaaaaaataaagtgCAATGA